The genomic region GCATTCTAATTAAATAATGATAATTTGTAAGTGAGTTATAGATGATAAGAATATTCGCCATTTCATCCGACGCACAATGACTCTCTCCcaaaaaattggaaaagaaaaactaataaaactggtcaaaacttaataaaaaaaatgaaatatacGAAGCAGCCATGGTTTGTCGAGGTAAAAGGAAAAGGTCCATCATCATTGCCTCTTTAAGCTAGAATCGCATTCAGTCACCGGTCGGAAAGCTCACGGTGAGCTTCTTCAATCACCATCTCCTCGATTTATTATCAGTTATTAATTTTTCCAGTTGGAAGTTGATTTTTTTGGCCTTTTTCTTTCTCGAGTAATTCAACGGAAATATGCTCGGATGTAGTTAATAATGCGAAATCATAATCTGGATTATTTGCTTTgctttatcaaaaaaaaaaaaaaattctgggttatttgcaaaaaatgaaatttttatgtaaagCAAAATAGGTTTTGgaagtaattttaaaattactagtaaaaatccaagtggataacccaaaatcaattttactaaaagcgttttccgtcattttaaaagcactttaaggATTGTATAGTAGggtgtgcttttaaaatgactaaaaacacttttagagaaaatatttttgagtttcaaaagaaCTCAAAATTGTtttctacaagaagcaccagttatatgtttcttccaggaagcacttttaagtgtttttctaggatttacttgcatctttactaataattggttctaaaaacattttcaccaaaagcgttttcagtcattttaaaagcacatccaaacataATTTTGCGAGTTGTTAAGGTTGAAGTTTATGCTTGGCGCAAAAATTTGACAACACTTTGTtcaaatgacatgaatatgCTAGTTTTTCCAGGCGACGGCTAATGGATTCTGTAATGTAGGTAGTTCTTGATTTGGATGAGACTCTAGTGTGTGCTTATGAGACATGTAGTGTGCCTGCAATTGTTCGCGCTCAAGCAACGGAAGCTGGGATGAAGTGGTTTGAGATAGAATGTCTATCTTCAGAGAAGGTAGTGGATCGATCACTCCCTCGCTCTCTTCTCTGCAACTTTTGTGCTGAAATTTGTGTGCCATCTGAAATTGTGTTTGATATGATAATTCTTTGGGTTGAAGGAGTCTGATGGTAAACCGAAGATCAATTACGTGACACTGTTTGAACGTCCTGGTTTGGGAGAGTTCTTGAAACGGGTTTCTGCGTTTGCTGATCTTGCGCTATTCACTGCTGGTCTTGAAGGTTAGTTGGTTTCCCCTTCTTCACTATCTCCTTTTGTCCTGTTTAGTTGTTTCGTTATTTCGGATTTGTTATTTTACTTTGGTGACTCCATACAGATTATGCTAGACCACTTGTTGACAGAATTGATGTGGAGAATCTGTTTCAGCTTCGCCTTTATCGGCCTTCTAGAGTTAGCACGTAAGTCCGATTTCTCCTTGGATGGAACCCCTCTTCATGTGGTGCAGTTCTGTGATCAAGAAATGATGTTCGAACTTGTGTAAACCACAGGGAATGTCGGGaacttgtcaaaagatttctctcgGATTGTCATTGTTGACAATAACCCATTCAGTTTTTTGCTGCAACCGTTGAATGGAATTCCATGCGTTCCATTTTCTGCTGGACAGCCATACGATGATCAGGTAATTCATTTATTTACAGTTTAAACAAAGAGACGAACAGTTATCCGAAGTATGCTCTGATTACACCCTTCTTTGCCTTTCATTCCGTCATGTCGATTATACAGCTTTTGGAGGTGCTGCTTCCGCTTCTCAAGCAGCTCTCCTTGCAAAAAGATGTCAGACCTACGCTTCAGGAGAGATTCGACATGGCTGAATGGTTTCAAATGCATGGATTTCATGTTTCTGGTTGACAATATCGTTGGTAATTAGGTCACGTAACGGACAGCTGCAATCTGTCTCGGGCCAAACCAGATAGAAGTCTGGTGGAAGCGTTTCTCGAGAGGTTTTCTGCTCTTGTAAATTAAAATTCTGCAGGTTCCGGCCAAATCCGTTTCGTTATACTGCTTCCAAGGCCAACAAATTTGACCTCGGAATATATTACGAAGGCCGTCTTATGGTAGGATTAACGCCAATTCGTTTGTAATTAGACGACGTTTCAAATAGGGTGTAATGCGTTCGGAAACTTCTGGGAACGTTATGAAATAGTTTGGTTCATTGTTTGACAGTGTAATGTTAGCATGTAATCTcttgatttgattattttgtattaACGAGGCTTTTAAGATAATACTGGAACATAAACTGCAACAGCGAAACAAACTTAGGGCCGGTTTTGGACTGCTTTAAAATATGTTTTAGTGTTCACTTAAAAAGTGCTTCAAGTTCATGGAAGCCTTCTAACTATTAGTAGTCACGTTTAAACT from Pyrus communis chromosome 9, drPyrComm1.1, whole genome shotgun sequence harbors:
- the LOC137744108 gene encoding uncharacterized protein, with product MKWFEIECLSSEKESDGKPKINYVTLFERPGLGEFLKRVSAFADLALFTAGLEDYARPLVDRIDVENLFQLRLYRPSRVST